The sequence GCGGCGACATCCGGGTGCAGTCGCTGCCCGGCGACACCCGGTTCCAGGTCCTGCTCCCGCTCACCGAGCCCGCCGAGGAGCCCGCCGAGGAGCCCCCTCAGTAGGACTGGAGCTCCAGCAGGTTCCCGCCGGGGTCGCGCAGATGGGCGGTGCGCAGCCCCGGTCCCCACTCGGGTCGGTCCCGCGGCCCGGCGACCTGGACGGCGCCGAGCCCGCGGAGCGTCCCGGCCGCGGCGGCCACGTCGTCCACGCGGAACACCAGCATCGAGCCGTCCTGCCCGGACGGCGCGGGCAGGTCCGCGGTGCCGGTGGCCTTCGCCATCCGGGAGCGCCCCATCACGACCAGCACGGCCTCGCCCCGCAGGTCCCAGTTCGCGTACTCGGCCTCCGGGATCAGCTTGACCGGCTCGATCCCGAGCAGCGCGCGCAGCGCCGCCTCGTAGAAGCCCGCGCAGGCGCGGAAGTCGTCCACCAGAAGGCGCGGATACAGCGCGTCCATGCCGTCCCCCATTCGTGGGTGCTCACCAATGATTGGGGTAACCCTACAATAGGCGGATGGACGAGACCGCCGGCCCGCTGCCGCCCCGCCTGCTCGGGATCACCACGTTCGTGCTCGCCCAGGTCGGGCGGGCCGGACGGGCGCGGATGGGCCGCATGATGGACGAGCACGGCCTCGGCCTCTGGCACTTCGCCGTCCTGTCCGCGCTGGACGACGCCGCGCCCGCCTCGCAGCGCGACCTGGGAGTCCGGCTGCGCATCGACCCGAGCGACCTCGTCGAGGTCGTGGGCCGGCTGGAGGGGGCCGGGCTCGTCCGCCGCGAGCGCGACCCGGCCGACCGCCGCCGCTATGTGGTCGAGCTGACCGCCGAGGGCCGCGCGGAGCTGGACGAGGTCACCCGGCGCGCGGCCGGGCTGGACGCGGAGCTGCTGGCGCCGCTCACCCCGGACGACCGGGCCGCCTTCGAGCGCATCGCCCGCGTCCTGCTCGCCCACCACGATCCGCGGGCGCGGCCGGGGCGCGCGAAGGCCCCGGCGCCGCCGAGCGCGCCGGGGCCGGGGGACGGGCGGCCTAGTCGAACAGGTCGGGCTGCTCGCGGGTGATCTGGTCGTAGAGGGGCTGGTAGTTGATCCAGCCGACCAGGTCGTTGCCGATCTGCTCGTGGGTCAGGGCGGCGTTGTCGTGCTCGATCGGGACGACCTGCCCCGCGGCCTTGGCCAGCAGCTGCACCTGGCACGAGCGTTCCATCGTGATGAACCACCAGGCGGCGGCGTCCACGGTGTCGCCCACGGTGAGCAGGCCGTGGTTGCGCAGGATGACGGCCTTGTGGCCGCCGAGGGCGGCCGCGATGCGCTTGCCCTCCTCCAGGTCGGTGACCACGCCGGTGTAGTCGTCGAACAGGCCGTGGTCCTCGTAGAACGCGCACACGTCCTGAGTGATCGGCTCCAGCTTCTGGCCGAGCGCCGAGATCGCCCGCCCATGGGTGGAGTGGCTGTGCGCGGCGGCCACCACGTCCGGGCGCGCCTGGTGCACCTGCGAGTGGATCGCGAACGCCGCCTCGTTGACCGGGTAGCGGCCCTCGACGACCTTGCCCTCGTGGTTCACCAGGATCAGGTCGCTGACCCGGATGTGCTTGAACGACATGCCGAACGGGTTCACCCAGAAATGGTCGGTGCGCTCGGGGTCGCGGGCGGTGATGTGCCCGGCCACGCCCTCCTCGAAGCCGAACTTGCCGAAGATGCGCAGCGCGGCGGTGAGGCGCTCCTTGCGGTGCCGGCGCTCGTCCGCGACGTCGTCGAACGTGGGCGGCAACCGGAAGATCAGGTCGGTCGGCAGCTTCTCCAGGAACTCTTCCTCGTCGGACATCGCGCACTCCTCGGGCTCGTCTCCCGACCACCGAACACCATGGTCCGGTCTCCCGGCTAGACCGGCGGCGCCCAATGCCCGCACGCCCCGTTGTCCGGAGGGGACAACGAGGACGCACAATGGGTGGATGGAGCCCAGCGCAGGCGACCGGTTCCTGCGGTTGCTGATCGAGCACACCGA is a genomic window of Actinomadura citrea containing:
- a CDS encoding class II aldolase/adducin family protein; the protein is MSDEEEFLEKLPTDLIFRLPPTFDDVADERRHRKERLTAALRIFGKFGFEEGVAGHITARDPERTDHFWVNPFGMSFKHIRVSDLILVNHEGKVVEGRYPVNEAAFAIHSQVHQARPDVVAAAHSHSTHGRAISALGQKLEPITQDVCAFYEDHGLFDDYTGVVTDLEEGKRIAAALGGHKAVILRNHGLLTVGDTVDAAAWWFITMERSCQVQLLAKAAGQVVPIEHDNAALTHEQIGNDLVGWINYQPLYDQITREQPDLFD
- a CDS encoding MarR family winged helix-turn-helix transcriptional regulator, yielding MDETAGPLPPRLLGITTFVLAQVGRAGRARMGRMMDEHGLGLWHFAVLSALDDAAPASQRDLGVRLRIDPSDLVEVVGRLEGAGLVRRERDPADRRRYVVELTAEGRAELDEVTRRAAGLDAELLAPLTPDDRAAFERIARVLLAHHDPRARPGRAKAPAPPSAPGPGDGRPSRTGRAARG
- a CDS encoding VOC family protein, with the translated sequence MDALYPRLLVDDFRACAGFYEAALRALLGIEPVKLIPEAEYANWDLRGEAVLVVMGRSRMAKATGTADLPAPSGQDGSMLVFRVDDVAAAAGTLRGLGAVQVAGPRDRPEWGPGLRTAHLRDPGGNLLELQSY